From the genome of Glycine max cultivar Williams 82 chromosome 2, Glycine_max_v4.0, whole genome shotgun sequence, one region includes:
- the LOC100816215 gene encoding protein NETWORKED 4A isoform X1 yields the protein MAASGVHSSKQMRRLESRKSHSWWWDSHISPKNSKWLSENLEEMDRSVKRMLKLIEEDADSFAKKAEMYYQKRPELVALVEEFYRVYRALAERYDHVTGELRKNIPSDLQSQGSGISDAGSEPSSTWPSPTPKRGGRLKSSTRAAGFEYFLGSSGNGTDVYQKDGDESSTLTDSEEESDDSSVNNYSGFSRNGSDLGINRRIMELETELREVKEKLWMQEEEHADGSTRGSRNENTEDLYTKINAYEQELMTVNEKLRLSEEEITKQKIELQKYRLFNTENLEAGFESSLTKKHINEGGEAHKMIEVEGSIDGVDKELFDQNGEIETLARELRITKENLKASEMQITSLKFEANKSSERIQQLHDQLELARKDISTWKTKFNSEKRESTKLHERLARLRTSLSDRDHEIRDLKTEVSDAEQKIFPEKAQLKSEMSKVLEERTHLEEQIREWESRGRCFEDDIRRIQSEKMEMEEALKGEIQLLKAGIEQRENNIKELNTSIDTLKLEKDNLHVEVGSLKEEVNSRDGRIEHLNSHLNELHVEHVQLIAGMEEAHKHVEELKSKAKQLEEEVERQRTVILEGAEEKREAIRQLCFSLEHYRDGYNMLRQHVMGHRRVPVLAA from the exons ATGGCAGCTTCTGGG GTTCATTCTAGCAAGCAAATGAGGAGGTTGGAATCGAGGAAGTCACATTCTTGGTGGTGGGATAGTCACATCAGCCCCAAGAATTCTAAGTGGCTTTCAGAAAACCTTGAAG AGATGGACCGGAGTGTGAAGCGAATGTTGAAGCTGATAGAAGAGGATGCAGATTCATTTGCCAAAAAAGCTGAAATGTATTATCAGAAGAGGCCAGAATTGGTTGCTCTGGTTGAGGAGTTTTACCGTGTTTACCGGGCTCTGGCTGAACGTTATGATCATGTGACAGGAGAATTACGGAAGAATATACCCTCTGATCTCCAATCCCAAGGTTCAGGTATTTCAGATGCTGGCTCTGAACCATCCTCCACTTGGCCCTCTCCAACTCCAAAGAGGGGGGGTCGTCTTAAATCTAGTACCCGAGCTGCTGGGTTTGAATACTTTCTTGGCTCTAGTGGAAATGGTACTGATGTATACCAAAAAGATGGGGATGAGTCTTCTACTTTGACAGATTCTGAGGAGGAATCTGATGATTCATCAGTTAACAATTATTCAGGTTTCTCACGGAATGGTAGTGATCTAGGGATAAACAGAAGAATAATGGAGTTGGAAACTGAGCTCCGTGAGGTAAAAGAAAAGCTATGGATGCAGGAAGAGGAACATGCAGATGGTTCAACTAGGGGATCAAGAAATGAGAATACTGAAGATCTTTATACCAAAATTAATGCATATGAACAAGAACTAATGACTGTGAATGAGAAGTTAAGACTTTCAGAAGAAGAAATTACTAAACAGAAGATTGAGCTTCAAAAATACAGACTCTTCAATACAGAAAATTTGGAGGCTGGTTTTGAGTCATCACTAACGAAAAAACACATCAATGAAGGAGGGGAAGCACACAAGATGATAGAGGTTGAGGGAAGCATTGATGGTGTGGATAAGGAATTGTTTGACCAAAATGGTGAGATCGAGACGCTTGCGAGGGAGCTAAGAATTACCAAAGAAAATCTCAAAGCTTCGGAAATGCAAATTACTTCACTGAAATTTGAGGCCAATAAATCATCTGAAAGAATTCAGCAATTACATGATCAGCTTGAGTTGGCTCGTAAAGACATTTCTACTTGGAAAACCAAATTCAATAGTGAGAAAAGAGAGAGCACCAAACTCCATGAAAGACTTGCGAGGTTAAGGACTAGTCTATCAGATCGTGACCATGAGATCAGGGATTTGAAAACAGAAGTATCTGATGCCGAGCAGAAAATCTTCCCAGAGAAAGCTCAGTTGAAATCTGAAATGTCAAAGGTGCTGGAGGAACGGACTCATTTAGAGGAACAGATCAGAGAATGGGAAAGTCGAGGCCGTTGTTTTGAAGACGATATCAGAAGGATCCAGTCTGAAAAAATGGAGATGGAGGAGGCACTCAAGGGTGAGATTCAGCTGTTAAAGGCAGGAATTGAGCAGAGAGAGAACAACATAAAAGAACTCAACACAAGCATTGATACTTTAAAACTAGAGAAAGATAATCTCCACGTAGAAGTTGGTTCACTCAAGGAAGAGGTGAACTCCAGAGATGGTAGGATTGAACACCTGAACAGCCATTTGAACGAGCTTCACGTGGAACATGTACAACTGATTGCTGGAATGGAGGAGGCACACAAACATGTGGAAGAACTAAAATCAAAAGCCAAGCAACTTGAGGAAGAGGTCGAGAGGCAAAGAACCGTGATCTTAGAAGGAGCAGAAGAGAAACGCGAGGCCATAAGGCAGCTATGTTTCTCACTCGAGCACTATAGAGATGGCTATAATATGCTTCGGCAGCATGTTATGGGGCACAGACGAGTTCCAGTTTTGGCTGCCTAG
- the LOC100816215 gene encoding protein NETWORKED 4A isoform X2: protein MRRLESRKSHSWWWDSHISPKNSKWLSENLEEMDRSVKRMLKLIEEDADSFAKKAEMYYQKRPELVALVEEFYRVYRALAERYDHVTGELRKNIPSDLQSQGSGISDAGSEPSSTWPSPTPKRGGRLKSSTRAAGFEYFLGSSGNGTDVYQKDGDESSTLTDSEEESDDSSVNNYSGFSRNGSDLGINRRIMELETELREVKEKLWMQEEEHADGSTRGSRNENTEDLYTKINAYEQELMTVNEKLRLSEEEITKQKIELQKYRLFNTENLEAGFESSLTKKHINEGGEAHKMIEVEGSIDGVDKELFDQNGEIETLARELRITKENLKASEMQITSLKFEANKSSERIQQLHDQLELARKDISTWKTKFNSEKRESTKLHERLARLRTSLSDRDHEIRDLKTEVSDAEQKIFPEKAQLKSEMSKVLEERTHLEEQIREWESRGRCFEDDIRRIQSEKMEMEEALKGEIQLLKAGIEQRENNIKELNTSIDTLKLEKDNLHVEVGSLKEEVNSRDGRIEHLNSHLNELHVEHVQLIAGMEEAHKHVEELKSKAKQLEEEVERQRTVILEGAEEKREAIRQLCFSLEHYRDGYNMLRQHVMGHRRVPVLAA from the exons ATGAGGAGGTTGGAATCGAGGAAGTCACATTCTTGGTGGTGGGATAGTCACATCAGCCCCAAGAATTCTAAGTGGCTTTCAGAAAACCTTGAAG AGATGGACCGGAGTGTGAAGCGAATGTTGAAGCTGATAGAAGAGGATGCAGATTCATTTGCCAAAAAAGCTGAAATGTATTATCAGAAGAGGCCAGAATTGGTTGCTCTGGTTGAGGAGTTTTACCGTGTTTACCGGGCTCTGGCTGAACGTTATGATCATGTGACAGGAGAATTACGGAAGAATATACCCTCTGATCTCCAATCCCAAGGTTCAGGTATTTCAGATGCTGGCTCTGAACCATCCTCCACTTGGCCCTCTCCAACTCCAAAGAGGGGGGGTCGTCTTAAATCTAGTACCCGAGCTGCTGGGTTTGAATACTTTCTTGGCTCTAGTGGAAATGGTACTGATGTATACCAAAAAGATGGGGATGAGTCTTCTACTTTGACAGATTCTGAGGAGGAATCTGATGATTCATCAGTTAACAATTATTCAGGTTTCTCACGGAATGGTAGTGATCTAGGGATAAACAGAAGAATAATGGAGTTGGAAACTGAGCTCCGTGAGGTAAAAGAAAAGCTATGGATGCAGGAAGAGGAACATGCAGATGGTTCAACTAGGGGATCAAGAAATGAGAATACTGAAGATCTTTATACCAAAATTAATGCATATGAACAAGAACTAATGACTGTGAATGAGAAGTTAAGACTTTCAGAAGAAGAAATTACTAAACAGAAGATTGAGCTTCAAAAATACAGACTCTTCAATACAGAAAATTTGGAGGCTGGTTTTGAGTCATCACTAACGAAAAAACACATCAATGAAGGAGGGGAAGCACACAAGATGATAGAGGTTGAGGGAAGCATTGATGGTGTGGATAAGGAATTGTTTGACCAAAATGGTGAGATCGAGACGCTTGCGAGGGAGCTAAGAATTACCAAAGAAAATCTCAAAGCTTCGGAAATGCAAATTACTTCACTGAAATTTGAGGCCAATAAATCATCTGAAAGAATTCAGCAATTACATGATCAGCTTGAGTTGGCTCGTAAAGACATTTCTACTTGGAAAACCAAATTCAATAGTGAGAAAAGAGAGAGCACCAAACTCCATGAAAGACTTGCGAGGTTAAGGACTAGTCTATCAGATCGTGACCATGAGATCAGGGATTTGAAAACAGAAGTATCTGATGCCGAGCAGAAAATCTTCCCAGAGAAAGCTCAGTTGAAATCTGAAATGTCAAAGGTGCTGGAGGAACGGACTCATTTAGAGGAACAGATCAGAGAATGGGAAAGTCGAGGCCGTTGTTTTGAAGACGATATCAGAAGGATCCAGTCTGAAAAAATGGAGATGGAGGAGGCACTCAAGGGTGAGATTCAGCTGTTAAAGGCAGGAATTGAGCAGAGAGAGAACAACATAAAAGAACTCAACACAAGCATTGATACTTTAAAACTAGAGAAAGATAATCTCCACGTAGAAGTTGGTTCACTCAAGGAAGAGGTGAACTCCAGAGATGGTAGGATTGAACACCTGAACAGCCATTTGAACGAGCTTCACGTGGAACATGTACAACTGATTGCTGGAATGGAGGAGGCACACAAACATGTGGAAGAACTAAAATCAAAAGCCAAGCAACTTGAGGAAGAGGTCGAGAGGCAAAGAACCGTGATCTTAGAAGGAGCAGAAGAGAAACGCGAGGCCATAAGGCAGCTATGTTTCTCACTCGAGCACTATAGAGATGGCTATAATATGCTTCGGCAGCATGTTATGGGGCACAGACGAGTTCCAGTTTTGGCTGCCTAG
- the LOC100783618 gene encoding eukaryotic translation initiation factor 2 subunit beta, whose product MADETPNEMKEEVPEIVPFDPTKKKKKKKITIVDPADDPVEKLAEKTENLSVSEGVETAFAGLKKKKKKPVEMSNLNDESGDANEDLDDHPEDDEGEVVAPEARYPWEGSDRDYEYEELLGRVFNILRENNPELAGDRRRTVMRPPQVLREGTKKTVFVNFMDLCKTMHRQPDHVMAFLLAELGTSGSLDGQQRLVVKGRFAPKNFEGILRRYVNEYVICLGCKSPDTILTKENRLFFLRCEKCGSGRSVAPIKAGFVARVGRRNTGT is encoded by the exons ATGGCCGACGAAACACCAAATGAGATGAAGGAGGAGGTTCCAGAA ATTGTTCCTTTTGATCCtaccaagaagaagaagaagaagaagattacAATTGTAGATCCTGCTGATGACCCTGTGGAGAAATTGGCTGAGAAGACAGAAAACCTCTCAG TTTCTGAGGGGGTTGAGACTGCATTTGCtggtttgaaaaagaagaagaagaagcct GTTGAAATGAGTAACTTGAATGATGAGAGTGGAGATGCAAATGAAGATTTGGATG ATCACcctgaagatgatgaaggagaagtgGTTGCTCCCGAGGCTCGCTATCCTTGGGAAGGGAGTGATCGTGATTATGAATATGAGGAG CTTCTTGGCAGGGTGTTTAACATTCTACGTGAGAATAATCCAGAACTAGCTGGAGATCGGCGAAGGACAGTTATGAGGCCTCCTCAAGTTCTTCGTGAGGGCACAAAGAAAACTGTGTTTGTCAATTTTATGGATCTATGCAAAAC GATGCATCGGCAGCCAGACCATGTCATGGCTTTCTTGCTTGCTGAATTGGGTACAAGTGGCTCCCTTGATGGACAGCAGAGATTGGTTGTAAAGGGAAGGTTTGCACCAAAGAACTTTGAAGGAATTCTGCGACGATATGTCa ATGAATACGTTATTTGCCTTGGGTGCAAGAGTCCGGATACTATACTTACAAAGGAGAATCGTCTCTTCTTTCTCCGGTGTGAGAAG tGTGGATCAGGAAGATCAGTTGCTCCAATCAAGGCTGGTTTTGTTGCTCGTGTTGGCCGAAGGAACACAGGGACATAG